A single genomic interval of Streptomyces sp. BA2 harbors:
- a CDS encoding DM13 domain-containing protein, whose protein sequence is MTRARKPVVLGAVAAAILVIGATLYWFKPWTLWTDETVREELPTAAPEPAKGQSPSTSSAPPSPKGPHTVATGQFISHEHNTTGSAKILRLADGSHALRLSGLDTSNGPDLHVWITDAPVKEGKAGWGVFDDGKYESLGKLKGNKGDQNYALPAGLDVNEYSSVSIWCERFSVSFGAAELSPV, encoded by the coding sequence GGCAGCCATCCTGGTCATCGGAGCGACTCTTTACTGGTTCAAACCGTGGACCTTGTGGACGGACGAGACCGTCCGCGAGGAACTGCCCACAGCCGCGCCCGAACCTGCCAAGGGCCAGTCGCCGAGCACCAGTTCCGCACCACCGTCGCCTAAGGGGCCACACACGGTGGCCACGGGCCAGTTCATCAGTCACGAGCACAACACCACCGGCTCGGCGAAAATCCTCCGCCTGGCCGACGGCTCGCACGCCCTGCGCCTGAGTGGCCTGGACACCAGCAACGGCCCGGACCTGCACGTCTGGATCACCGATGCTCCGGTGAAGGAAGGCAAGGCGGGCTGGGGCGTCTTCGATGACGGGAAGTACGAGAGCCTCGGCAAGCTCAAGGGCAACAAGGGGGACCAGAACTATGCCCTGCCCGCCGGCCTCGACGTGAACGAGTACAGCAGCGTCAGCATCTGGTGCGAGCGCTTCAGCGTGTCCTTCGGGGCGGCCGAACTCAGCCCCGTCTGA
- a CDS encoding DUF5133 domain-containing protein, producing the protein MLMAHPVVLKNLLEQYETLRALHAENGTKEARQRMEDVAYTLCISTGTRRIDAALSAARRQLSAPHVEDGAVHTA; encoded by the coding sequence ATGCTGATGGCACACCCAGTCGTACTGAAGAACTTGTTGGAGCAGTACGAGACGCTGCGCGCCCTGCATGCTGAGAACGGCACCAAGGAAGCCCGTCAGCGCATGGAAGACGTCGCCTACACGCTCTGCATATCGACCGGCACCCGCCGCATCGACGCCGCCCTCAGCGCCGCACGTCGCCAGCTTTCCGCACCCCACGTCGAAGACGGAGCCGTCCATACCGCCTGA
- a CDS encoding NACHT domain-containing protein has translation MTGHTRRTGLIYLALALAGMGGALWAAYTHRSGVAEMAGTLLPALAGLYLAWQGFHADRAEASQDQGVAEMADQLAVTVRRQWEEEARARRLNDPYPLSVRWAPAAPALPEDWPRLRTEAAGRLVGAAGAPQGWATVPGDLAGSGLEVADVFLHRIPTHRLVLLGAPGSGKTMLLMRLLLTVVEQRAPGEAVPVLLPLASWNPAAQDLHAWLAERLTQDYADLRGPAPAGVGSMNRAQALLEHHLILPILDGLDELPPTTRAVALDELSRALPPGQAVVVSSRTDEYRQAQAPAAGVPVRLTGAAGIELQPLTVDETAAYLSRDAGGEHTASAARWERVLTRLGSDTPVGQALRTPLMVFLARTVYNPRPGETATSLPKPAELCDVDRLPTQAAVERHLLEAFIPAAYRRRPADAGRWSPQSAEHALVFLARHLQHTLHGTPDLAWWHLHRAVHRRVYQCLLATTAACTAGLSTLGAGLGTGVGIGLAAGFLGWRTGGQPRRLPAVAFWWSGAGFALGLLWAFGFGLILVLSARATPELCILGALLLGPVTGARLGHGVVALAGQETRPPDLAFTVGPATLVRYDRRVFRRLILEFGFGYGLVLALAVPGLLNDAAPDPGRFAVLALTPAFSVCGAFAYAAWGHFILARCCLTLGRRLPWNLTAFLADAHQRGVLRQAGAVYQFRHIDLQHHLAQRSCSS, from the coding sequence GTGACTGGGCACACGCGGCGTACTGGACTGATCTACCTGGCTCTTGCGCTGGCCGGGATGGGCGGTGCCTTGTGGGCGGCCTACACGCACCGGTCGGGAGTCGCGGAGATGGCAGGCACCCTGCTGCCCGCGCTGGCGGGACTGTATCTGGCCTGGCAGGGCTTTCACGCGGACCGTGCCGAGGCGTCGCAGGACCAGGGAGTGGCGGAGATGGCCGACCAGTTGGCAGTGACGGTACGCCGCCAGTGGGAGGAGGAGGCACGGGCCCGGCGCCTCAACGATCCATACCCCCTGTCCGTGCGCTGGGCACCGGCGGCTCCGGCGCTGCCCGAGGACTGGCCGCGGTTACGGACGGAGGCTGCGGGTCGGCTCGTGGGAGCAGCAGGCGCCCCGCAGGGGTGGGCGACGGTCCCGGGCGACCTCGCCGGATCCGGCCTGGAGGTTGCCGACGTCTTCCTGCACAGGATTCCCACCCATCGTCTGGTCCTCCTGGGCGCCCCGGGATCCGGGAAAACCATGCTGCTGATGCGTCTGCTGCTGACAGTGGTCGAGCAGCGGGCCCCGGGAGAAGCGGTCCCGGTACTGCTTCCACTGGCCTCATGGAACCCGGCCGCACAGGACCTGCACGCATGGCTGGCCGAGAGGCTGACCCAGGACTACGCCGACCTGCGAGGTCCTGCCCCTGCGGGCGTGGGCAGCATGAACAGGGCCCAGGCGCTGCTTGAACACCACTTGATCCTGCCGATCCTGGACGGACTCGACGAACTCCCCCCGACCACACGTGCCGTGGCACTCGACGAGCTCAGCCGTGCCCTGCCGCCTGGCCAAGCCGTGGTGGTCTCCAGCCGCACCGACGAGTACCGGCAGGCCCAGGCCCCTGCGGCCGGGGTCCCGGTGCGTCTGACCGGGGCTGCAGGCATCGAGCTGCAGCCCCTGACGGTTGATGAGACTGCCGCCTATCTGTCCCGGGACGCTGGAGGGGAGCACACAGCGTCGGCTGCCCGCTGGGAGCGCGTGCTCACCCGGCTCGGCTCCGACACCCCCGTCGGGCAGGCGCTGCGCACCCCGCTGATGGTGTTCCTCGCCCGCACCGTCTACAACCCGCGTCCTGGTGAGACCGCGACCAGTCTGCCCAAACCAGCAGAGCTCTGTGATGTGGACCGGCTGCCCACCCAGGCGGCCGTCGAGCGACACCTGCTCGAAGCGTTCATCCCTGCGGCCTACCGGCGCCGCCCGGCCGACGCCGGCCGGTGGAGCCCGCAGAGCGCCGAACACGCCCTGGTCTTCTTGGCCCGGCATCTGCAGCACACGCTTCACGGGACCCCCGATCTGGCCTGGTGGCACCTGCACAGGGCGGTACACCGACGCGTCTACCAGTGCCTGCTCGCGACCACCGCCGCGTGCACCGCCGGACTCAGCACGTTGGGCGCCGGGCTTGGCACGGGCGTCGGGATCGGTCTTGCGGCCGGATTCCTGGGCTGGCGCACCGGCGGCCAGCCAAGAAGGCTCCCAGCCGTCGCCTTCTGGTGGTCGGGGGCGGGGTTCGCCCTGGGCCTGCTGTGGGCGTTCGGCTTCGGCCTCATCCTCGTCCTGTCAGCCCGCGCCACCCCTGAGCTCTGCATACTCGGAGCTCTGCTTCTTGGCCCGGTGACGGGCGCCCGTCTTGGCCACGGCGTGGTAGCTCTGGCCGGCCAGGAAACCCGCCCGCCCGACCTCGCCTTCACGGTCGGACCGGCAACGCTCGTTCGCTACGACCGCCGGGTCTTTCGGCGGCTCATCCTCGAGTTCGGGTTCGGCTACGGGCTCGTGCTGGCACTCGCAGTCCCGGGCCTGCTCAACGACGCCGCTCCCGACCCCGGCAGGTTCGCAGTCCTCGCCCTCACCCCCGCCTTCAGCGTCTGCGGAGCCTTCGCCTACGCGGCCTGGGG